The Pochonia chlamydosporia 170 chromosome 1, whole genome shotgun sequence genome window below encodes:
- a CDS encoding mitochondrial NADH-ubiquinone oxidoreductase (similar to Metarhizium acridum CQMa 102 XP_007814071.1), producing the protein MALRVKPTTALVPFRAAAAFPITSRRDASSLTPHGAGSSLVKPRKEVPLPSEEGTKGVIQYALTSLDVIANWARQSSLWPMTFGLACCAVEMMHLSTPRYDQDRLGIIFRASPRQSDVMIVAGTLTNKMAPALRQVYDQMPEPRWVISMGSCANGGGYYHYSYSVVRGCDRIVPVDIYVPGCPPTSEALMYGIFQLQRKMRNTKITRMWYRR; encoded by the exons ATGGCCCTGCGAG TCAAGCCGACGACTGCCCTGGTTCCGTTCCGCGCGGCGGCCGCCTTCCCCATCACCTCCCGCCGAGACGCAAGCTCACTGACTCCTCACGGAGCTGGCTCGAGCCTCGTCAAGCCCCGTAAGGAAGTTCCTCTTCCCAGCGAAGAGGGCACCAAGGGCGTTATCCAATATGCTTT GACCTCTCTCGACGTCATCGCCAACTGGGCCCGCCAGTCGTCCCTCTGGCCTATGACCTTTGGCCTCGCTTGCTGCGCCGTCGAAATGATGCACCTCTCCACGCCACGTTACGACCAAGATCGCCTGGGAATCATCTTCCGAGCCTCCCCCCGCCAGTCCGACGTCATGATTGTCGCCGGCACCCTCACTAACAAGATGGCTCCGGCGCTGCGCCAAGTCTACGATCAGATGCCCGAGCCGCGATGGGTTATTTCCATGGGAAGCTGTGCCAACGGCGGCGGCTACTACCACTACAGCTACAGTGTTGTTCGGGGCTGCGATCGTATCGTCCCTGTGGATATCTATGTGCCGGGCTGCCCGCCCACCAGTGAAGCTTTGATGTACGGTATTTTCCAGCTGCAGAGGAAGATGCGCAACACCAAGATTACACGAATGTGGTATAGACGGTAA
- a CDS encoding E3 ubiquitin--protein ligase pub1 (similar to Aspergillus terreus NIH2624 XP_001217159.1), producing the protein MSARTESGLPSKPNLRVTIIAADGLYKRDVFRFPDPFAVATINGEQTKTTTVSKRTLNPYWNESFDFRANEGSILAVQVFDQKKFKKKDQGFLGVINIRVGDVIPDLGPDSDDQMLTRDLKKSTDNLVVHGKLIINLSCNLSTPARGGQASSSRPALTVPGASSSSALSAPDGRPSSSMSNQNGIPPGPQLTLPHHPPLVSSNSTPAPAVNGSSSSRPTSQLSPFEDNQGRLPAGWERREDNLGRTYYVDHNTRTTSWNRPTANGGAETREREAATAVERQRHQNRTLPEDRTGTSSPTPSQQQQGGSQPGGGSPTGPSSPSNANANTTVMHTGATSPGTGELPPGWEQRWTPEGRPYFVDHNTRTTTWVDPRRQQYIRMYGGQNNTNGQIQQQPVSQLGPLPSGWEMRLTNTARVYFVDHNTKTTTWDDPRLPSSLDQNVPQYKRDFRRKLIYFRSQPAMRILSGQCHIKVRREHIFEDSFAEITRQSATDLKKRLMIKFDGEDGLDYGGLSREFFFLLSHEMFNPFYCLFEYSAHDNYTLQINPHSGINPEHLNYFKFIGRVVGLAIFHRRFLDAFFIGALYKMVLGKAVALADMEGVDADFHRSLQWMLDNDISGGILEQTFSTEDERFGVMTTEDLIPNGRNIEVTNENKKEYVDLMVKWRIEKRIAEQFQAFKEGFHELIPQDLINVFDERELELLIGGIAEIDVDDWKKHTDYRGYTESDEVIQNFWQTVRSWDGEQKSRLLQFTTGTSRIPVNGFKDLQGSDGPRRFTIEKTGELTNLPKAHTCFNRIDLPPYKTLETLQQKLTIAVEETMGFGQE; encoded by the exons ATGAGCGCCCGCACTGAATCGGGGCTTCCAAG CAAGCCGAACCTTCGCGTCACCA TCATTGCCGCGGATGGCCTATACAAGAGAGATGTTTTTA GATTTCCCGATCCCTTCGCCGTGGCGACCATCAATGGCGAACAAaccaagaccaccaccgTCAGCAAGCGGACGCTGAACCCATACTGGAACGAAAGTTTTGACTT TCGAGCAAATGAGGGCAGCATCTTGGCAGTCCAAGTATTCGATCAGAAGAAGTTCAAAAAGAAGGACCAAGGGTTCCTTGGTGTCATCAATATCAGGGTTGGAGATGTCATACCGGATCTTGGCCCCGACTCTGACG ACCAGATGCTCACGAGAGATCTCAAAAAGTCGACCGATAATCTCGTCGTTCACGgaaaactcatcatcaacctctcATGTAACCTGAGCACTCCAGCACGTGGCGGACAGGCATCCAGCAGTCGACCTGCCCTAACCGTTCCCGGTGCATCCAGCTCGTCTGCACTATCTGCACCTGATGGGAGACCTagctcatccatgtcaaacCAGAATGGTATTCCTCCTGGTCCTCAGCTGACTTTGCCCCATCATCCGCCTCTTGTCAGCTCAAATTCTACACCTGCTCCAGCTGTCAACGGCTCGAGTTCGTCACGGCCGACCAGCCAATTGAGTCCTTTTGAGGACAACCAAGGTCGACTTCCAGCTGGCTGGGAAAGACGAGAAGATAACCTAGGACGAACATACTACGTCGACCACAACACACGCACAACTAGCTGGAATCGCCCGACTGCCAATGGCGGCGCCGAGACCCGAGAACGGGAAGCCGCTACAGCAGTCGAACGACAGCGGCATCAGAATCGTACTCTGCCCGAAGACAGGACAGGCACCAGCTCGCCGACTCcgtcgcagcagcagcagggtGGTTCTCAGCCAGGAGGCGGTAGTCCGACTGGCCCTAGCAGCCCTTCcaatgccaacgccaacacaACGGTCATGCACACCGGTGCCACCAGTCCTGGCACGGGAGAACTACCACCAGGATGGGAACAAAGATGGACGCCTGAGGGCCGTCCCTATTTCGTTGACCACAATACCAGAACAACCACTTGGGTTGACCCGCGTCGTCAGCAGTATATTCGAATGTATGGCGGCCAAAACAATACGAATGGTCAAATTCAACAGCAACCCGTGTCACAGCTGGGTCCCCTGCCAAGCGGATGGGAAATGCGACTCACTAACACGGCTCGCGTGTACTTTGTCGACCATAACACCAAGACGACCACGTGGGATGATCCCCGTCTGCCTTCATCCCTGGATCAAAACGTACCTCAATATAAGCGAGACTTCAGACGCAAGCTCATCTATTTCCGATCTCAACCCGCTATGCGCATCCTCAGTGGTCAATGCCACATCAAAGTCCGTCGCGAGCACATTTTCGAGGATTCTTTTGCTGAGATTACACGTCAATCCGCCACGGACTTGAAGAAACGATTGATGATCAAGTTTGACGGAGAAGATGGTTTGGATTACGGTGGTCTGTCTCGAGAgttcttcttcctgttgTCTCACGAGATGTTTAACCCATTCTACTGCCTTTTCGAATACTCTGCGCACGATAATTACACTCTGCAGATTAACCCCCACTCCGGCATCAACCCCGAGCACTTGAACTATTTCAAGTTCATTGGACGTGtggttggcttggccattttcCATCGGCGGTTTTTGGATGCCTTCTTTATTGGGGCGCTCTACAAGATGGTTCTGGGCAAGGCTGTCGCCCTTGCTGACATGGAaggtgttgatgctgatttCCATCGGTCTCTACAGTGGATGCTGGACAACGACATTTCTGGCGGAATTTTGGAGCAGACTTTTTCTACTGAAGACGAACGATTTGGTGTCATGACGACCGAGGATTTGATCCCCAACGGCCGAAATATCGAGGTCACCAACGAAAACAAGAAGGAGTATGTTGATCTCATGGTGAAATGGCGTATTGAGAAGCGTATTGCGGAGCAGTTCCAAGCATTCAAGGAGGGCTTCCACGAGCTCATTCCTCAGGATCTCATCAATGTGTTTGACGAACGTGAACTCGAGTTGCTTATTGGTGGCATTGCTGAGATTGATGTGGACGACTGGAAGAAGCACACGGATTACAGGGGATACACTGAGTCGGATGAGGTTATCCAGAACTTCTGGCAGACAGTTCGATCATGGGATGGGGAACAAAAGTCGCGTCTCCTGCAGTTCACCACGGGAACTTCTCGCATTCCCGTCAACGGCTTCAAAGATCTTCAGGGAAGTGATGGTCCCAGGCGATTCACCATTGAGAAAACAGGAGAGCTCACCAACCTACCTAAAGCACACACTTG CTTCAACCGTATCGACTTGCCTCCTTATAAAACACTGGAGACGTTGCAACAGAAGCTGACGATAGCTGTGGAGGAGACAATGGGATTTGGCCAAGAGTAA
- a CDS encoding o-methyltransferase family 3 (similar to Colletotrichum gloeosporioides Nara gc5 XP_007287516.1) has protein sequence MPIPNTTLLSLIEDTAEQHLTTPDQHLTHALANSAQHNLPSISITPLQGQHLSLLAQLTHAQSVLEIGTLGGYSTIWFAKTGARVTSIEIDPKHRAVALENLHHAGLDANIVLGAALDVLPRLYEAGDRFDFVFVDADWGEQWEYFDWAAKLTRKGGAIYVDNVVQMMMGDGEDGVKSEGSLVVRAGKDERVRATLVPTISAHKNPGNAFIDGFLLAIVL, from the coding sequence ATGCCcatcccaaacaccaccctcctctccctcatcGAAGACACCGCCGAGCAACACCTCACCACCCCAGACCAACACCTCACCCACGCCCTCGCCAACTCAGCCCAGCACAACCTCCCGTCCATATCCATCACCCCCCTCCAAGGCCAACACCTCTCCCTCCTCGCGCAGCTCACGCACGCGCAGTCCGTCCTCGAAATCGGCACCCTGGGCGGCTACTCGACCATCTGGTTCGCCAAGACGGGCGCCCGGGTGACCAGCATCGAAATCGACCCCAAGCACCGGGCCGTGGCGCTCGAGAACCTCCACCACGCAGGGCTGGACGCGAACATCGTGCTCGGGGCGGCGCTCGACGTCCTGCCCAGGCTGTATGAGGCGGGTGACAGGTTCGACTTTGTCTTTGTGGATGCGGACTGGGGGGAGCAGTGGGAGTACTTTGACTGGGCGGCCAAGTTGACGAGGAAGGGGGGCGCAATCTACGTTGATAATGTGgtgcagatgatgatgggggatggggaggatggtgtgAAGAGCGAGGGaagtttggtggtgagggcTGGGAAGGATGAGAGGGTGAGGGCGACTTTGGTGCCGACTATTTCGGCGCATAAGAATCCGGGGAATGCGTTTATTGATGGGTTTCTGTTGGCGATTGTGCTTTGA
- a CDS encoding rrm-type rna binding protein (similar to Metarhizium acridum CQMa 102 XP_007814073.1) has translation MSDANQTEDNKPAAQPAEREPETDMTAAEEEEITAMKRRVAEMEEEAKKLREMQATLEQQTADLADDKESIDARSIFVGNVDYSASPEEIQAHFQSCGSINRVTILLDKFTGQPKGYAYVEFTEPSLVAQALVLNESVFKGRNIKVTPKRTNVPGMSRGRGRGGFRGGRGFGGRGFPRGGYRGGYRGRGRGAHAPY, from the exons ATGTCGGACGCGAACCAGACAGAGGATAATAAGCCTGCGGCTCAGCCGGCAGAGCGTGAGCCTGAAACCGACATGACGGCCGCTGAAGAG GAAGAAATCACAGCCATGAAGCGCCGCGTGGCTgaaatggaagaggaggccaagaagctgcgAGAAATGCAGGCCACTTTAGAGCAGCAGACGGCCGATCTAGCCGATGACAAGGAGTCGATTGATGCGCGGAGCATCTTTGTCGGAAACGTCGACTACTCTGCTTCACCTGAGGAGATTCAAGCCCATTTCCAGAGCTGCGGGTCGATTAACCGTGTGACTATCCTCTTGGATAAGTTTACCGGCCAGCCAAAGGG ATATGCCTATGTTGAGTTTACGGAACCCAGCTTGGTCGCCCAGGCCCTCGTCCTAAACGAAAGCGTGTTCAAGGGCCGCAACATCAAGGTCACGCCCAAGCGAACCAATGTTCCCGGCATGAGTCGAGGGCGTGGACGCGGAGGGTTCCGTGGAGGTCGAGGTTTTGGCGGCCGAGGTTTCCCTCGTGGTGGCTACCGTGGCGGATATAGAGGTCGTGGCCGGGGAGCTCACGCGCCTTACTAG
- a CDS encoding ion transporter (similar to Metarhizium robertsii ARSEF 23 XP_007816216.1), translating into MSDNSQIGPSAPLLPPGHSRPSPSQPDSTRRAARHVHHFRRRGRVLLSSRKKHFLVMFVVTLDVMALLANVFIQLIACEMHQNDEEWVKRVTKGLETAGLVFSCLFMVELAACLFSFGFEYLASWFHFFDSAVIVVSFVIDIASQGLAESIGSLVVVLRLWRLAKISEEVVMGATERLEILEQQMDELEHENRALRHQLGIESHEHSGHE; encoded by the exons ATGTCCGACAACTCCCAAATTGGTCCCTCGGCACCCCTCCTCCCACCAGGCCACTCTCGCCCCTCCCCCTCgcaaccagactcaaccaGACGCGCCGCCCGCCATGTCCACCATTTCCGCCGCAGAGGCAGAGTCCTGCTCTCCTCCCGCAAGAAGCACTTCCTCGTCATGTTTGTCGTGACGCTCGATGTAATGGCCCTGCTGGCCAACGTATTCATCCAGCTGATTGCCTGTGAGATGCACCAGAATGACGAGGAGTGGGTGAAGCGGGTAACAAAGGGGTTGGAAACCGCCGGGTTGGTCTTTAGTTGTTTGTTCATGGTTGAATTGGCGGCCTGTTTGTTCTCATTTGGCTTTGA ATATCTTGCTTCGTGGTTTCACTTCTTTGACTCTGCTGTCATTGTGGTGAGCTTTGTTATTGATATTGCTTCCCAGGGTCTTGCTGAGTCTATTGGGTCTCTTGTTGTGGTGCTGCGTTTGTGGCGATTGGCCAAGATATCTGAGGAGGTTGTCATGGGTGCTACGGAGAGATTGGAAATATTAGAGCAACAGATGGATGAACTGGAACATGAGAATCGGGCGTTGAGACATCAGCTGGGCATAGAATCCCACGAGCACTCCGGTCATGAGTAG
- a CDS encoding chromatin remodelling complex ATPase chain ISW1 (similar to Aspergillus terreus NIH2624 XP_001212406.1): MAPRSRASGVDTDASMSDAPEYHRVEEMEVDETPDYTDSDTNPNTTASSVVGEHPTDGRKRRSEANQLRRSIFGRKHDRLGESKEDDTIRRFRYLLGLTDLFRHFIETNPDPKIRDIMAEIDRQNNEMSNSKKGAGRQGGATSDRRRRTEAEEDAELLKDEKHGGSAETVFRDSPHFVQGQMRDYQVAGLNWLISLHENGISGILADEMGLGKTLQTISFLGYLRHIAGITGPHLITVPKSTLDNWKREFARWTPEVNVLVLQGAKEERHNLINERLVDEKFDVCITSYEMILREKAHLKKFAWEYIIIDEAHRIKNEESSLSQIIRLFQSRNRLLITGTPLQNNLHELWALLNFLLPDVFGDSEAFDQWFSGQDRDQDTVVQQLHKVLRPFLLRRVKSDVEKSLLPKKEVNVYLGMSDMQVKWYKKILEKDIDAVNGAGGKRESKTRLLNIVMQLRKCCNHPYLFEGAEPGPPYTTDEHLVYNAGKMAVLDKLLLRLQKQGSRVLIFSQMSRLLDILEDYCVFRDYKYCRIDGGTAHEDRIAAIDDYNKPGSEKFVFLLTTRAGGLGINLTTADIVILYDSDWNPQADLQAMDRAHRIGQTKQVVVYRFVTDNAIEEKVLERAAQKLRLDQLVIQQGRAQIAAKAAANKDELLSMIQHGAEKVFQSKGATGDLQGKRDLNDDDIDAILNQGEDRTKELNAKYEKLGIDDLQKFTSESAYQWNGENFANVKKDISMNWINPAKRERKEQSYSMDKYFRQAMYGDPKGDGKPKAPRAPKQIPVQDYQFYPPRLRDLQDRETAYYRKEIGYKIPLPDGDEDTLSDREAERALDQQEIDNATPLTEEEKKEKEELSTKGFGNWSRRDFQQFVNGSGKYGRHDYEGISNEIDSKTPSEIKAYAKVFWQRYTEIADYTKSIKVIEDGEERTRKIENQRKLLRKKMSQYRVPLQQLKINYSVSTTNKKVYTEEEDRFLLVLLDRYGIDSEGLYEKMRDDIRDSPLFRFDWFFLSRTPTELSRRCTTLITTIVKEFEDIPARGSNGVNGKTKREPDDENDEDSVLGAPAKKKSKNGVKNKALDNVKSSKASSRAPSRASSVASTGSNTTSKGKKGKKRK; the protein is encoded by the exons ATGGCGCCCCGATCACGAGCTAGCGGCGTAGATACCGACGCGTCCATGTCGGATGCACCTGAGTACCATCGTGTGGAGGAAATG GAGGTCGACGAAACCCCAGACTACACAGATTCAGATAccaacccaaacacaacagCAAGCAGTGTTGTCGGAGAGCATCCCACTGATGGACGGAAGCGTCGCTCTGAAGCGAATCAATTGCGCCGGAGCATCTTTGGGCGGAAACACGACCGTTTGGGCGAATCCAAG GAAGATGATACCATTCGTCGATTTCGATATCTTCTTGGTCTGACCGATCTGTTCCGCCACTTCATCGAGACGAACCCTGACCCCAAGATTCGAGATATCATGGCCGAGATTGATCGCCAAAACAATGAAATGTCCAATAGCAAGAAGGGCGCGGGAAGACAAGGAGGAGCTACCAGCGACCGTCGTCGACGAACCGaagccgaggaagatgccgagTTGCTCAAGGATGAGAAGCACGGTGGTTCTGCCGAGACTGTCTTCCGCGACTCACCACACTTTGTACAAGGTCAGATGAGAGATTATCAGGTGGCCGGTCTGAACTGGCTCATATCCCTTCACGAGAACGGGATTTCCGGAATCCTTGCTGACGAAATGGGTCTCGGCAAGACCCTTCAAACAATATCCTTCTTGGGTTATCTTCGGCACATAGCGGGAATTACGGGACCTCACTTGATCACAGTGCCAAAGTCGACACTCGATAATTGGAAGCGAGAGTTTGCCAGGTGGACGCCGGAAGTCAATGTTTTGGTCCTGCAAGGTGCCAAAGAAGAGCGACACAACCTTATCAATGAACGCCTAGTGGACGAAAAGTTCGACGTCTGCATTACCAGCTACGAAATGATTCTTAGAGAAAAAGCACACCTCAAAAAGTTCGCCTGGGAATACATTATCATTGATGAGGCACACCGTATCAAGAACGAAGAGTCCTCGCTGTCTCAAATCATCCGATTGTTTCAGTCTCGAAACCGCCTCCTCATTACTGGTACCCCTTTGCAGAACAACCTTCATGAACtttgggctttgttgaacTTCCTGTTACCGGATGTATTTGGTGACTCGGAAGCCTTCGATCAATGGTTCTCTGGCCAAGATCGCGATCAAGACACCGTGGTCCAGCAGCTACACAAAGTATTAAGACCGTTTTTGCTTCGCCGCGTCAAGAGTGATGTGGAAAAGAGcctgctgccaaagaaggaGGTCAATGTTTATTTGGGTATGTCAGACATGCAGGTCAAATGGTACAAGAAGATTCTTGAAAAGGATATCGACGCAGTCAATGGGGCTGGTGGAAAACGAGAGTCGAAGACTCGACTGCTGAACATCGTCATGCAGCTGCGCAAGTGCTGTAACCACCCGTATCTCTTTGAAGGTGCTGAACCAGGCCCCCCGTACACGACAGACGAACACCTGGTATATAACGCTGGAAAGATGGCTGTCCTCGACAAGCTGCTCCTGCGCCTGCAGAAGCAGGGCAGCAGAGTTCTTATTTTCTCCCAAATGAGCCGTCTGCTGGATATCCTTGAAGATTATTGCGTATTCAGAGACTACAAGTACTGCCGTATTGATGGTGGAACTGCCCACGAAGACCGAATCGCTGCTATCGACGATTACAACAAGCCGGGTTCTGAAAAGTTCGTCTTTCTGTTGACGACCCGAGCTGGTGGTCTGGGAATCAACCTGACAACCGCCGACATTGTTATTCTCTACGACAGCGATTGGAACCCCCAGGCCGATTTGCAAGCAATGGATCGCGCCCATCGTATCGGACAAACAAAACAGGTTGTTGTGTATCGATTCGTAACtgacaatgccattgaagaaAAAGTGCTGGAGCGAGCCGCGCAAAAGCTTCGTCTTGACCAACTTGTTATTCAACAGGGTCGCGCGCAAATtgcagccaaggctgccgcGAACAAGGACGAACTGTTGTCCATGATTCAGCACGGCGCAGAGAAGGTGTTCCAGTCCAAGGGTGCAACAGGGGATTTGCAGGGCAAAAGGGATCTTaatgacgacgacatcgatgccattcTCAATCAAGGAGAGGACAGAACCAAGGAACTCAACGCCAAGTACGAGAAGCTGGGAATTGATGACCTGCAAAAGTTTACATCCGAGTCTGCCTATCAATGGAATGGCGAAAactttgccaatgtcaagaaGGATATCAGCATGAACTGGATTAACCCAGCGAAGCGTGAGCGCAAGGAGCAGTCGTACTCTATGGATAAATACTTTCGACAAGCCATGTACGGCGACCCCAAGGGTGACGGCAAACCCAAGGCGCCCCGAGCGCCCAAGCAGATTCCTGTGCAAGACTACCAATTCTACCCACCACGACTCCGTGACCTCCAAGACAGGGAGACAGCCTACTACAGAAAGGAGATTGGGTACAAGATTCCCCTTCCGGATGGTGACGAGGACACTCTGTCTGATCGAGAAGCTGAACGGGCGCTCGATCAACAAGAGATTGACAACGCCACTCCATTGActgaagaggagaagaaagagaaggaggaaCTGTCAACAAAGGGGTTCGGTAACTGGAGCCGAAGAGATTTCCAGCAGTTTGTCAACGGCTCGGGCAAGTACGGACGCCACGACTATGAGGGCATATCCAACGAAATCGATAGCAAGACGCCTTCAGAAATCAAAGCATATGCGAAGGTCTTTTGGCAACGGTATACCGAAATTGCCGACTACACAAAGTCCATCAAGGTTATTGAAGACGGCGAAGAGCGTACTCGCAAAATTGAGAACCAGCGCAAGCTCCTCCGCAAGAAGATGTCTCAGTATAGAGTGCCGCTGCAGCAACTCAAGATTAACTACTCGGTGTCCACTACCAACAAGAAGGTGTACactgaggaggaagacaGATTCCTGCTGGTACTTCTTGATCGGTACGGAATCGACTCAGAAGGGCTCTATGAGAAGATGCGTGATGACATCCGCGACTCGCCTCTTTTCCGGTTCGATTGGTTTTTCCTGAGCAGAACCCCAACTGAGCTCTCCCGCCGCTGCACGACGCTCATCACCACAATTGTCAAAGAATTTGAAGATATTCCGGCCCGAGGATCcaacggcgtcaatggcaaaaCTAAGCGTGAGCCAGATGACGAGAATGACGAGGACAGCGTGCTTGGTGCACCGGCAAAGAAAAAGTCCAAGAATGGCGTTAAG AACAAAGCTCTGGACAATGTCAAATCAAGCAAAGCATCTTCCAGGGCCCCATCTCGCGCATCAAGCGTGGCGTCTACAGGCTCAAACACCACATccaaggggaagaagggcaagaagagaAAGTAA
- a CDS encoding ankyrin repeats (3 copies) domain-containing protein translates to MSAFLPDLPNELLCALAAYLPDLGDLAALLRTNRQLHSHLNSELYKCDARNKEKSRAIPWAVQHGRFDTLRHISTASASHWRAKGMTVLHLAATYNQKAMAEAFLDLPSIGVDDKEDQGFTALHLAAASGSVEVAKVLLDKGADPNVLCESDEISPLGLASMFGSIEVAELLLQHGADVNEGDAEQPPLFYAVGNEKTDVVKLLLEHGASMEFPSTEPGCTTALIQAANLGHADIVATLISHGADPLQSDTNGDTPLSMAIATTGKRRVEAVQMLLKNGAEAELTQNGGITALRQAVGSAADAQRRAWDEDADPDTEKESLELVRLLLDHGAVASASDDHGTALHCAVTLNYQKIAELLLRNNVPVNATNSEGMTALHFAVSPRCSLSPDECVDMVQLLVSNGADARALDNRGQTPLHIAAGLSLEISEILLKVSNAVADDNVLAARDYTGRTALHNSARFLQRNDHEATP, encoded by the coding sequence ATGTCCGCGTTTCTTCCGGACCTTCCCAACGAGCTGCTATGTGCTCTGGCGGCATATCTGCCGGACCTGGGAGACCTTGCTGCTTTATTGCGCACGAATCGCCAACTACACTCCCATCTCAACTCGGAACTGTATAAATGTGATGCTAGGAACAAAGAAAAATCTCGGGCTATCCCTTGGGCTGTTCAACATGGACGATTCGATACACTTCGTCACATTTCTACCGCCAGTGCATCGCACTGGCGGGCCAAAGGTATGACTGTACTGCACCTGGCGGCAACGTACAACCAAAAGGCGATGGCTGAAGCTTTTCTGGACCTGCCCAGTATTGGCGTGGATGACaaagaagaccaaggctTCACCGCACTTCATTTAGCTGCTGCTTCCGGAAGTGTAGAGGTTGCAAAGGTACTATTGGATAAGGGGGCTGACCCTAACGTCCTTTGCGAGTCTGACGAAATCTCGCCGCTGGGCCTCGCGTCAATGTTTGGCTCTATTGAAGTAGCCGAGCTTCTGTTACAACATGGAGCTGATGTCAATGAGGGCGATGCAGAGCAGCCCCCGCTCTTCTATGCGGTGGGAAATGAAAAAACTGATGTCGTCAAGCTCTTACTTGAGCATGGAGCTTCGATGGAGTTTCCAAGCACAGAGCCTGGCTGCACAACGGCTTTGATTCAAGCCGCAaaccttggccatgccgACATTGTCGCGACACTTATTTCTCATGGCGCAGATCCACTGCAGTCTGATACCAATGGCGATACTCCATTGTCTATGGCAATAGCGACAACAGGGAAAAGGCGCGTCGAAGCGGTGCAAATGCTTCTAAAGAACGGCGCTGAGGCAGAGCTGACCCAAAACGGTGGTATCACAGCACTACGACAGGCTGTGGGTTCGGCAGCAGACGCACAACGACGTGCATGGGATGAAGACGCGGACCCGGACACGGAAAAAGAAAGCCTGGAGTTGGTTCGACTGCTCTTAGATCATGGAGCAGTGGCCTCGGCGAGCGATGACCATGGCACGGCATTACATTGTGCAGTTACGTTGAACTACCAGAAGATTGCCGAACTCCTCCTTAGAAACAACGTGCCTGTAAATGCCACGAATTCTGAAGGCATGACAGCTCTGCATTTCGCCGTGAGCCCTAGATGTTCACTGTCTCCTGATGAGTGTGTCGATATGGTCCAGCTTCTCGTGTCGAACGGCGCAGATGCCAGGGCGCTTGATAACCGCGGCCAAACCCCGTTGCACATTGCAGCAGGGCTCAGTCTCGAAATTTCGGAAATTCTGCTAAAGGTGAGCAATGCTGTGGCCGATGACAACGTACTCGCCGCGCGAGATTATACCGGCCGCACGGCACTGCATAACAGTGCCCGGTTTTTGCAACGGAATGACCACGAAGCTACTCCTTGA